The genomic region AGGTACGACTATAGTAAATGGACCATTTTATCTTAATGGTAATGGTTATGTTCAATTACCTGGATCTACTACGGGAATTACTCATGAAATAAAAGTATTTGCAGAGGTTTATGGAAACACTGCCTCTACTAGGTGTTCTTATGGTGGTAATGGAGATGACACTTTTCAAGTTCTAGTAAGATATTAATATTATGAGCTTGAAAAATATATATACCATCTTATTGTTTTCAATGAGCTTTCTATGTGCTACAGCTCAAATAGGATTTGGTACCAGTGGTCCTCAACCAGAAACTTTGATGGATGTATACGCTATTGATAAAGGTTTGTTGCTACCACGTATCTCAATCAGTGATTTTGATAGTTTTAATTTGCCTGTAGGTTCTCAAACAGAATCTCTATTACTTTATAATACTAATGCTACTTTAGGTAAAGGTTTTACTTATTGGAATGGTAGCTCTTGGAATCATGTTAATAATAACTTTTTTTGGAGTACTTATGGCGACGATAACTTGTCTAGTTCTAATTTTTTAGGCACAGCAGATAATAATTCTTTCATTATAGGTACAGCAGGTTTGCCTCGCCTACACTTTACAACTGCACAACGTTTAGTGACTCACAATAACGGTTCTAAATCTAATCCATCATGGTCTATGATTAATGCCGGAATAGGTGCATATAGTTTAGGTAATGATTTAAGAATAAGTCTTGTAGGTAAAGATTACATTTCTGTAGCGCCTACAAATGGAGTAATTATCAATCCTTCACAAGAAAATATTGATTTATCTATAAATAGTACTACAACAACCGCTTTACAAATAGATGCTAGTGCAGATGGAATAGGGATAGCATCTACGACACCTATTGATGCTTCTTTACATCTCCAAGGAGCAACTAGCAATGTAAGATTCAATAATCTGTCATCTTCCCATATGAATAATAATGGAGTTGATAAATCCTTATTATATGTAGATCATAATGGTGAATTGACACTAGAATCTACGCCGCATGTTACTCAATTACCACAATTTGAATTTGAATCTGCATATCTATCTTCTACTGTAAACGTACGCAGTACAACGTTAGGAGCACAGACGGTTGTATTGCATAGTACATCAGAAGAGCTTTTTGAAGATGGGTTATTAGAAGTTGTATATCAGACATCCGTTTCGGTAAGAAACAACTCAGGTGGAGCCATAACAGATGGTAGACCTAGAAAATATGGGATAAGAGTGAAAGTCAACGGTCGTGTTATAGGTCAGACCTCAAAAATGTACACAGCAGACGGTACAGGAGGTGCTATAGCTTCAGGATTTATGTATTTGAATGGTAAAGGATATATACCACTTTCTGGTAGCCCTTCAGGTAGTTCATATGTTATTGACGTAGAGCTTTTTGTTGACGGTGGTGGCGGCAGTACTTGGTATAGTATTGGTTCTTCTTCAAATGACTTTTTTGAAGTTATTGTCCATTATTAGGACGCTTTCGCGAAAGCGTAATTAAAATCAATTTACTTTTTAAAAGGTTCAACAAGTTGTTTCCCAAAACTATCTGGATAGTGTTCATCGCCATGAAATCCTAACTCTAGATGAGCATCGTGATAAGGTACATGAGCAGTACCAAATAGGTAATCCCAAATACTTAAAGATAATCCATAATTAACACCGTATTTATGGTCAGCAGGTAAATCTCTTGCGTGATGCCAAAGGTGCATTTTAGGATTGTTGATAATGTATTTCAAAGGACCATAATCCCAATTCAAATTTGCATGGTTTAAATGTCCTATAAAGACGCTGAACATATGAACGATAAAAAATTGTTCAATACCAAAGCCTAACATGGCTAATGGTATGTATTGAAGACTTTTATAAATTATAGTTTCCATAAAATGAAAACGGAATTGCGCAGCAAATCCCATCTCCTTAATACTATGGTGTACCTTATGGAATTCCCATAACATAGGTACACGATGTAGTAAACGATGGATGTTCCATTGTATAAAATCTGCAATGATAAACATGATAAGCAACTGGCTCCACACTGGAAGGCTTCCCAATTC from Nonlabens arenilitoris harbors:
- a CDS encoding sterol desaturase family protein; this encodes MQDYIDLFINSFSDYWNYLVKEITTPSWTNYFYWLVGLSLLVFTLEIIKPWRKDQKVLRRDFWLDLFYLFFNFFLFSLVGYNSISNVAVAAFNDGLKSIGIENLVAIELGSLPVWSQLLIMFIIADFIQWNIHRLLHRVPMLWEFHKVHHSIKEMGFAAQFRFHFMETIIYKSLQYIPLAMLGFGIEQFFIVHMFSVFIGHLNHANLNWDYGPLKYIINNPKMHLWHHARDLPADHKYGVNYGLSLSIWDYLFGTAHVPYHDAHLELGFHGDEHYPDSFGKQLVEPFKK